In the Pygocentrus nattereri isolate fPygNat1 chromosome 19, fPygNat1.pri, whole genome shotgun sequence genome, one interval contains:
- the exoc3 gene encoding exocyst complex component 3, with product MEETNREAVDTAVQRVAGMLQRSDQLDKVEQYRRREARKKASVEARLKAAIQSQLDGVRTGLTQLHNALCDVKDIQNSLADVSKDWRQSINTIENLKDVKDAVVQHSQLASAVENLKNIFSVPEIVRETHGLIEEGELLQAHRKLIDLECSRDDLMYEQYRMDSKNTHDMNLIRAYFGQVQGLSDELAKQLWMVLQRALVMVRRDPTMLVSVVRIIEREEKIDRRMLDRKKQTGFIPPGRPKGWKSRMNQVLEGTVSARIESTQSETRDSDKMWLVRLLEITRKYVLDDLIVVKNMMVQCFPPHYNTFQLFFDLYHRALSARVQELASEDLEANEIVSLLTWVLNTYKSVEMMGHPDLYPECDVKQLEPLLPQEMVDVLLGKYMQTFTSNITGWLRKALETDKKDWQKDTEPEADQDGYYQTTLPAIVFQMFEQNLQVAAQINEVFKEQVLRLCLKQMTSFLVRYRDEAIAYKEEHLKDRQLPQCYVQYMIAIINNCQTFKESINSLKRKYSQSTEPTQNDAQIEKTLNEVAKEGCQFLLDEVFLDLEHHLSELLTRKWLTGCHAVDTICVTVEDYFNDFAKIKKPYNQEMTTEAHRRVVVEYLKAIMQKRITFKNAEERKEGADRMIKEAEQFSFLFKKLSAGEDTDWLCGSITAIAEVFKLTDPTLLFLEVSTLVSKYPDIREEHIVALLAVRGDATRDMRQMIVETLSQSKPSSSSNSTPVFRDITVPTITSMTAMAVPKLLK from the exons ATGGAGGAGACAAACAGAGAGGCCGTTGATACGGCAGTGCAGAGGGTGGCTGGAATGCTACAGCGGTCAGATCAGCTGGACAAAGTTGAGCAGTACAGACGAAGAGAGGCACGGAAGAAAGCATCTGTAGAGGCCAGACTTAAA GCTGCTATCCAGTCCCAGCTGGATGGAGTACGAACAGGCCTCACTCAGCTGCACAACGCGTTGTGTGATGTGAAGGACATCCAGAACTCACTGGCCGATGTCAGTAAGGACTGGAGGCAGAGCATCAACACCATCGAGAACCTGAAGGATGTGAAGGATGCTGTGGTCCAGCACAGCCAGCTGGCCTCTGCAGTGGAAAATctcaaaaacattttctcag TGCCAGAGATTGTGCGCGAAACCCATGGTCTAATCGAGGAGGGTGAGCTCCTGCAGGCACACCGTAAGCTGATCGACTTGGAGTGCTCCCGTGATGACCTAATGTATGAGCAATACCGCATGGACAGCAAGAACACACACGACATGAACCTAATCCGCGCCTATTTCGGCCAGGTGCAGGGCTTGTCTGACGAACTGGCAAAGCAGCTGTGGATGGTGCTGCAGAGGGCTCTGGTCATGGTACGCCGCGACCCCACCATGCTGGTGTCCGTGGTGCGGATCATTGAGCGTGAGGAGAAGATTGACCGGCGCATGCTGGACCGCAAAAAGCAGACAGGCTTCATCCCACCAGGCCGACCCAAAGGATGGAAGAGCCGCATGAACCAGGTGCTGGAGGGCACAGTGAGTGCCCGCATCGAGAGCACTCAATCTGAGACGCGGGACTCAGACAAGATGTGGCTGGTACGGCTGCTGGAAATAACACGCAAGTACGTGCTGGACGACCTGATTGTGGTGAAGAACATGATGGTCCAATGCTTCCCTCCACATTACAACACCTTCCAGCTGTTCTTTGATCTCTACCACCGGGCACTGTCGGCACGTGTTCAGGAGCTGGCTTCAGAGGACCTGGAGGCTAATGAAATTGTATCTCTGCTCACCTGGGTTCTCAACACATACAAAAG TGTGGAGATGATGGGCCATCCAGACCTGTATCCTGAGTGTGACGTGAAGCAGTTAGAGCCTTTGCTGCCTCAAGAAATGGTGGATGTTCTACTTGGCAAATACATGCAAACATTCACT TCTAACATCACGGGCTGGCTGAGGAAAGCTCTGGAAACAGATAAGAAGGACTGGCAGAAGGATACAGAGCCAGAGGCAGATCAGGATGGCTACTACCAGACAACCCTGCCTGCCATTGTCTTCCAG ATGTTTGAGCAGAACCTGCAAGTGGCAGCTCAGATCAATGAGGTTTTTAAAGAGCAGGTGCTGAGACTCTGTCTGAAACAGATGACCTCATTCCTAGTGAG GTACAGGGATGAAGCAATTGCCTACAAGGAGGAGCACTTGAAGGACCGACAGCTTCCACAGTGCTACGTTCAGTACATGATCGCCATCATTAATAATTGTCAGACTTTTAA ggaGTCCATAAACAGTCTGAAACGGAAGTACTCACAGTCAACAGAGCCTACTCAAAACGACGCGCAAATAGAGAAGACCTTGAATGAGGTGGCTAAGGAGGGCTGCCAGTTCCTCTTAGATGAAGTCTTCCTAGATCTGGAG CATCATCTGAGTGAGCTGCTGACACGGAAGTGGCTAACTGGTTGTCATGCGGTGGACACCATCTGTGTGACGGTGGAGGATTACTTCAATGACTTTGCCAAGATCAAGAAGCCTTATAATCAG gagatGACGACCGAAGCTCATCGGCGGGTGGTGGTGGAGTACCTGAAGGCCATCATGCAGAAACgcatcacatttaaaaatgcagaggagaggaaggaGGGAGCGGACAGAATGATCAAAGAAGCCGAGCAGTTCAGCTTCCTCTTCAAGAAGCTCTCTGCT GGAGAAGATACAGACTGGCTGTGTGGCTCCATCACTGCCATCGCGGAGGTGTTCAAGCTGACCGATCccactcttctctttctggaAGTGTCCACGCTGGTCTCCAAATACCCAGACATCAG GGAGGAGCACATTGTGGCCTTGCTGGCTGTTCGGGGCGATGCCACTCGTGATATGAGGCAGATGATCGTTGAGACGCTGAGCCAGAGTAAACCTTCTTCCTCCAGCAACTCCACACCCGTCTTCAGAGACATCACCGTTCCAACCATCACATCCATGACCGCCATGGCTGTACCTAAACTGCTGAAATAA